A region of Planococcus sp. MSAK28401 DNA encodes the following proteins:
- a CDS encoding RNA polymerase sigma factor yields the protein MTSERKSEITEWYQQHGDSIFRYILLMVRDHQQAEDLTQETFIKAFQHFESFERKANPKTWLFRIAHNLTIDFIRKQKPLELLKELVLIGKSTSTFPEGIVEIRENSTELYHALSQLKGPYREVIILRKIREFSIQETGEILNWTESKVKNTLSRALSALEKQLNKEGIIHEKN from the coding sequence TTGACTAGCGAGAGAAAAAGCGAAATCACTGAGTGGTATCAGCAGCATGGTGATTCGATATTCAGGTATATATTGCTCATGGTCCGCGACCATCAACAAGCGGAGGATTTAACACAAGAGACGTTTATTAAAGCATTCCAGCATTTTGAGAGCTTTGAACGAAAGGCAAATCCGAAAACCTGGCTGTTTCGCATTGCCCACAATCTCACCATTGATTTTATTCGAAAGCAAAAGCCCTTGGAACTATTAAAGGAACTGGTATTAATTGGAAAAAGCACAAGCACTTTTCCTGAAGGAATAGTGGAGATCAGAGAGAACTCTACAGAGCTTTATCACGCATTGAGTCAGCTAAAAGGCCCGTATCGCGAAGTTATTATTTTGAGGAAAATAAGGGAGTTTAGTATACAAGAAACCGGAGAAATTTTAAATTGGACCGAAAGCAAAGTGAAAAACACCCTTTCCCGAGCCCTTTCCGCATTGGAAAAACAGTTAAATAAGGAGGGAATTATCCATGAAAAAAACTGA